A genomic segment from Glycine max cultivar Williams 82 chromosome 1, Glycine_max_v4.0, whole genome shotgun sequence encodes:
- the LOC102660714 gene encoding uncharacterized protein, with protein MEKILCSLDPKFVHIVVTIKETKDLETMMIEKLQGSLQAYEEKHKKKQKITEKIFKMQLKEKEESRGNERSQRECRFSKNKVEEVTNYVEQKDKKFEIVLLARRGNEGTQENTWYLDTGASNHMCGKRSMFVDLDESVSGNVSFGDNSKTHAKGKAYVHVPDERREKLDDKSERFIFIGYDSISKGYKLYNPNNKKMVISRDVVFDEEEQWDFETHEKEYYFFPPLEEEKTP; from the exons ATGGAGAAGATACTATGCTCGTTAGATCCCAAATTTGTGCACATTGTTGTGACAATCAAGGAAACCAAAGATTTAGAAACTATGATGATAGAAAAACTTCAAGGATCACTGCAAGCTTATGAGGAGAAGCAtaagaagaagcaaaagatCACTGAGAAAATCTTCAAGATGCAACtaaaggagaaggaagaaagtcgAGGAAATGAGAGAAGTCAACGAG AATGTAGATTCTCCAAGAATAAAGTTGAGGAGGTGACTAACTATGTGGAGCAAAAAGACAAGAAGTTTGAAATAGTGCTCCTAGCACGTAGAGGTAATGAAGGTACCCAAGAAAACACATGGTACCTTGACACTGGTGCAAGCAACCATATGTGCGGAAAAAGAAGCATGTTTGTGGATCTTGATGAATCAGTAAGTGGAAATGTCTCATTTGGTGATAATTCTAAGACTCATGCAAAAGGAAAAG CTTATGTTCATGTCCCAGACGAGAGAAGAGAAAAACTTGATGACAAGAGTGAGAGATTCATCTTCATCGGTTATGATTCAATTTCAAAAGGGTACAAGTTGTACAACCCAAACAACAAGAAGATGGTAATTAGTCGAGATGTTGTGTTTGACGAAGAAGAACAATGGGACTTTGAGACTCATGAAAAGGAATACTACTTCTTTCCTCCACTTGAGGAAGAGAAGACACCTTAA